The region TCGAAAAGTTCGTCGAAGCCAAAGAGCTTCCTTGGACGATCGTCTGGACTGAACGCGAAGAAGGCGAACGTGGCTGGGACGACAAGAATGCCCGACGCTATGGCATCAGCGGTATCCCAACGATGATTTTCGTCGGCAAGGATGGTACCGTCCAATCGCTCACCGCTCGTGGCCATAACCTGGATCAACTGTTGGCCGAAGCCTATCCAGACGTCGAAGTTCCGGAAGAGAAGCCAGAAGAAGACAAAGAAGCCGCTGAGAAAGAGTAACATCCCTCGGCAAACATCGATCGATTTCGGTCGATGCATCAAATTAACAATCGAAATGGCTGCTTATGAAAATAGGCAGCCATTTTTCGTGGTTTAGAATGAACCTATATGACTAATCACGAACTTAGCCAGGTTCGTATGTCGTTCTTCTACTGATAAACCGATTCGAGGAGAGGCAATGAAATTCGGGTGGACTCACGGTTACCTAGCGATTCTCCTGTTCGCAGCGACTCTTATCCCGCTAACCGCTCATGGAGAAGATACAACGAGCACCGCCCCGGAAACCGTTGGGGAATCAACATTCCAGCCTGAATCGGCGGCCGATGGTCTCGCCCAGATCAATACGTACCTGCGTGATCAGGAAAATCCTCTTCCGCTACCCGAGCGTTTGGCGAAGAGCCTGAAGATGTTCGACGTCGTTTGGCAAATGGATTCTGATGCCGAATTTAAGCATCGCTTGATTTGGACACGATTCTCCATCCGGACCGCGCAAGCACGTACAGGCAACGAAGCCGCCATCGACGCACTAATGGACGACTTGAAAGGCTATACTAAGCACGAAGAGCCTGAAGTTGCATTAGAAGCCCAGAATGCAATCATCTCTCTGGAAACGATGCTTGTCCGGCAAGAGTCCGAAGCGAAACGCTTAGAGTATGTGCAAGACAAGCTGGCTGAAATAACCGCGATGGACGTGTCTTCGAGTTCGGCCAAGCTGGGAATGACGCTTGCCAAGAACATATCATCGCTTGTCGACGCTCCACACACGGCCCAATTCACCGACGAGTTGGCACGCCATTTCATGAGTTCGACCGATGCCGAAATTCGCGCTACGGCGGAAGACCTGAAAGGATTCTCGCGCCGAATAAACCTGGTCGGCAACTCGATGCGAATCGTCGGCAAGACGCTCGATGGCAAGCCGCTCGATCTTGACGCCTTGAAAGGCAAAGTGGTGCTCGTCGACTTTTGGGCCACTTGGTGCGGACCCTGCGTGGCGGAGTTCCCGCACCTCAAAGAACTGTACGAGGTCTATCACCCACACGGCTTTGAAGTGATCGGAATCAGCCTCGACGATGCGAAAGCGGACGTGGAAGCATTTGCCAGCGAACGGGAACTCCCGTGGCTCGTTGTATGTAATGCCGAAGGAGATGATTACCGCGGATTCTCCGACGTCAACGCTCGATATTACGGTATCAACGCGATTCCTCAGATGATCCTGATCGGCAAAGATGGCTTGGTTGTGTCGACAGAGGCTCGAGGTGAGAAACTGACCACGTTACTGGCCGATGCTTTTCCTGACGTTGAAGTCCCCGAAACAGAGACAGCAGCGGATTAGGCGATCCCCCGCGTAAACTCACTTGCTGAAACTGGAAAAGAAGGACGGGTTCGCACTAGTTGCGGACCCGTTTTTTCTTCCACTTTAGATAGTTCCGAATTTCGGGATGGGCTGCCAGCAATTCAATGGTGTTATAGCTGCGTCCCAACTCTTTCTCGTCCGGCACCAAATGATGAATCATCTGGTGGCACATTTTGCACACATCAATCGTTTGCTGCATCAGCTCTTTGCTGAAACGATTTTTGAACCACGACTTGCGATGGCAATGACGTGGAATCAGGTGATGCTCGTTGAACGCTTCACCTCCACACAGTTCACAGCGTGACATCTTCGTGGCCTTTCGTTACGTATACGTCAGAATCCCCGATAGACACCCGCCACCAAGTGTGGTTCGCTACGAAAGCAACTCGTGGACAACGTTTCCGTGCACGTCGGTAAGACGATAGTCACGACCGGCATAACGATAGGTCAGCTTCTTATGATCGAAGCCTAACGCGTGCAGCATCGTCGCGTGCAAGTCATGCACGTGGACGGGGTTCTCTTCGGCCTTGAAACCCGTTTCATCGGTCGAGCCATATACCTGCCCTCCCTTGATGCCACCGCCGGCGAGCCAGCAAGTAAAACCGTAATGGTTGTGATCGCGGCCGTTGACTTTTCCTTGGTTGGAACCTGGCTTAGGAAGTTCAACCGTCGGCGTGCGACCAAATTCACCGCCCCAAAGAATCAAAGTCTCTTCAAATAATCCGAGTCGCTTCAAATCGGAAATCAATGCTCCAATCGCTTGATCGCATTGCCCCGCTAAGCGGCGATGCGCCGATTCGAGATCATCATGGCTATCCCAAGGCTGTCCTTTATCATGGAAGACCTGGACAAAGCGGACGCCTCGTTCCACCAAGCGACGTGCGATCAGGATCTGACGGGCCTGAATTCCATCGCCGTAGGCTTCTAGCACATTCTTCGGTTCTTTAGAAACGTCGAACGCATCGGTTGCCTCCATCTGCATACGATAGGCAAGCTCGAACGACTGCACACGTGCCTCCAACGCCGGATCGAAACCTCGTTGTTCACGATGCATTTGATTCATCTGCTGAAGCAGGTCGACTTGTTCGCGCTGTTGGTCGAGTGGAAGATTCGAGTTTTTAACGTTCTCGATCAACTTCTCAACTTCCGTGTGCCGCGTATCGACATAGGTTCCTTGGTAAACGCCCGGCAGAAATGCCGACTGCCAGTTCTGGGTTTGCTTCGTCGGATAGCCGTGAGGGCACATCACGATGTAGCCCGGAAGGTTTTGATTCTCCGTTCCCATGCCGTAAGTCAACCAGCTGCCGAACGCTGGGCGAACCGCCACCGACGCACCGCAGTTCATCAAACCAAGCGACGGCTCATGGTTAGGCACTTCCGCTTTCATCGAGCGGATCACGGCGATGTCGTCGATATGCTGCGCGGTGTTGTGGAACAGCTCGCTGACTTCGATTCCGCTTTCGCCATACTTTTGGAACTTGAATGGGGACGCCATTGCGGCGCCTGTCTTACGTTCCGTTCGCAGGTTTTCACCCCCTGGCAGCGGCTTACCATGGTATTTGGTGAGCAGAGGCTTCGGGTCAAACGTATCGACGTGCGATGGACCGCCGGTCATAAACAAGTGAATGACATGCTTTGCTTTGGCGGGAAAGTGGGGAGCCTTCGGTGCCAAGGGATTTTGGTACGAAGCTGCTTCCGCTGCAGACTGAGCATCGGCTGCCAAAAGCTTTTCATCACCCAGAAGCCCGGCCAGCCCCATCATGCCGAGGCCAGTTCCCATGCGAGTCAGCATATCACGACGCGACATGCAAGCTTCGGGACGGTGTGAGTATTGGCTATTCATAATTCTATTCCGGTTGCTATTTCGAGATCGGTCGAGCGTCGCGTGAATTTAGTCGACAAACATGAAGTCGTTGGAGATCATCACCACCTGGGCAACGCTATCCCACCGATTCCATTTTTCTCCATCGGAGGACGACTCGACGTACTTCAAAAACATTTCCGATTCTTGTTGTGTAGGGGCTCGCTGCAGTACTCGCTGAAAGAGCCGTTCCAATCGCTGTTCATCCGTGAGGGATGGCTCGTCTTTCCACGAATCGGTAATCCATTGAGCCTGACGCTGCACGAAAGGACTGTTCAGCAAATAAAGTGCCTGTTGCGGAACGCTGGTCTTCGATCTCTCTGGACTTGTCGCATCTGGGCTCGGGTAGTCGAACGCACGATACAAGTTCGGCAAGTCTTGGCGATCGACAAAACCGTACACGGTACGCCGCGGCGGGTGAGGATTCTCCAGAATCTTTTCGGCCCGGCCACCGAGCGAATCGTCCAGCGCACCACTAACTTTAAGCATGCCATCTCGCATTTCCTCGAACGTGAGACGGCGGCGGTTCATTCGCCAGACGAGGCGATTTTCTGGATCTTTTTCCCTCGCATCCGCACGGTCTTCGCTCGATTGCTGATAGGTTGCCGAAAGCATGATGTACTTGTGCAACTGCTTGAGAGACCAATCGTTGGACTTCAAGTACGTCGCCAAGTGATCTAACAGAAGGGGCAGCTTCGGCGGGTCGCTTCGGACACCAAAGTCTGCCGGCGTCAGCACAAGCGGCTGGTCAAAGTGCGTCATCCAGACACGGTTGGCAATCACGCGTGCTGTCAAAGGGTTGTCGTCAGCCACAATGTCTTCGGCCAATTCCAATCGCCCACTACCGTTGCTGTAGGAGGTATCCTCTGGTTCATTCAATACGCGAATGAACTGCCGAGGGACGCGATCGCCACGACGACCAGGGTCGCCGCGCAGGAAGATCACCGGATCATGGATCTTATCGCGATCGACCACCGCCATCGCACGGGGCGGCGAGCCAGGCGAGTCGATCTCATGACCACGAATCTTTCCTTCCAGCTTCTTGCGTGCGTTGCGTTCGCTGGTGAACCAGGATCGATTCACATCGTTGTCATTGAGTAGCACCGGCGAGAATCGTCCAAACAACGCATCGGCCAATTCGCCCTGCGGACCATCCAACTTATCAACGGCCACTTTACTGAACTCGGCATCCCGATAGACAGCACCGATTGGTTTGAAGAGTTCGTCATAAACATCAACCAGCGCTGGAAGCGTAGTCGGTTTTGCCTGCTGGATGGCTTCGCGAACGGTTGGATTCAGTTTGCTGTCCTCGGCCGTCCAACTGGCGACTAATGCCTCCGCTTCCGCAGCAAATTGCTCTTCGCCCAATTCGTGTGCCTTGAAGAGCGGCCCCCAGATTGGATCGTTCGGCTTCCAGACACGATCGGCGAACTGCTTCCACTTGGAAACCAAATGGGGGCGAATGTTCTTCGCGTCCAGTTCGTTCTGCTCGTACTTGGCGATCTCGACATCTTGCTTTTTCGATACCGCACGCACGATGAAGTCGAAAAAGTTGGTTGCGGCTTCCGATTGAATCACTCGTTCGGTTTTCTCGGTATGCTGATTGAGTTCCGCTTGAAGCTCGTCAAAGCGTTTCTTGAACTCGGGATACTGTGGATCGGCATCAATCGGGCCGACGAGCGGAGTTGTTTCTTCAAGTTGATCGAAGATGCCGTAAAGCCCGTAGTAGTCCGCCGTATTGATGGCGTCGTATTTGTGGTCATGGCAGCGAGCACAACTCACCGTCAGGCCCAGCAAACCTCGCGTGACAACATCGATACGGTCATCGATCGTATCTTGCCGTTTCAAAAACTGGCGACCGATACGAATGAGCCCAAGCCCTGCGAGTCGTCGGTCTCCTTCTTCCGCGAAATAGTCTGCCGCGATTTGTTCTTTGATGAATTCATCGTACGGCGTATCGCGATTGAACGAATCGATGACGTAGTCACGATACGCATGGGCATAAGGGAAGCGGCGATCTTGACCATCGTTGAGATAGCCTCGCGTGTCAGAATACCGTGCGACGTCCAGCCAGACGCGTCCCCATTTCACACCATACTGCGGAGATGCCAACAGACGATCGATCACTTTCTCGAAAGCATTGGGCGACTCGTCGTTGACGAACGCCTGAACTTCCTCTGGCGTTGGTGGAAGTCCAATCAGATCAAAAGTCGCTCGTCGAATGAGCGTACGTCGATCTGCTTTTTCGCTCGGCGCAATGCCTGCTTTGTTCAAGCTGTCGACAACGAACTGATCGATTACGTTGGCGACATGCTTGCCGTCCACCGCGGGTGGCTCTGGGTTTTGGATCGGCTGGTACGACCAATGCTCTTGCTTATCGTTCACCAGTCGCTGATCGAATGACATCGGCTGAATCGGCTCTGACTCTTCCGGCCATGGCATACCCAGCTTTACCCACTTCTCGATCGCCGCAATTTCCTCCGCAGGCATCTGACCACTAGGAGGCATCTCGTAGGTTTCGTAACGGATGGCGTGAATCAAGCCACTTTCATCTGGCTTACCAGCTGCGACGATCTCACCTGAATCGGCCCCTTTGACGATTGCAGAACGCGCATCGAGGCGCAAGCCGGCCTCTTGCTTTTCCGCACCATGGCATTCGATGCAACGTTTGACAAAGACCGGACGAACCGACTTCTCAAAGAACTCGATATGCTCGGCAGAGAATTTGTTTTCCGCTGACGCGATCGACGGCAAAAGGGATACCGCGAAAACGGCCAGTGACAATGCGATGATTCGCATAAGACTTCGTTCGCTGAGGCTGGGTGGGCAGAATAAAAAGGTGGGAACACGAAGATTTCGTGCTCCCACAATTCTACCGTACGGCGATGCCTAGGTCCAAGTCTATTTGCCTCCCCCGCACGGCATTTGGCCCCCTCAACAGCGGGAAAAGGTCAGATTACGAGCCTTCCGCTGGCTGTGCTTGCTCGGAAGGCCCCTTTTCGATCTCTTGAGGGCGGCGGCCTTTCAACCGAACCCGCATATTCAGGAACTCGACAATCAGGGCAAATGCCATCGCAAAGTAGATGTAACCCTTGTTGAAGTGCGTTCCCGCCCCTTCAGCGACCAACATCACGCCAATCAGGATGAGGAAGCTGAGGGCCAACATTTTCAGCGTGGGATGCCGCTCGACAAATTCGGAAATCGGGTTGGCAAACACGATCATCACGCCAACGGAAATCAGCACGGCGGTAACCATCAGCCAAATGCCGCTGATTTCGGCCCCTCCGATCTGCACGGTATCTTTCACCATCCCGACGGCCGTGATCACCGAATCGAGTGAGAAAATGACGTCGAGTGCCATGACTTGGAAGATGACTCCAGAAAAAGTCGCGGGCGCTTTGCCGCCTCCCTCTTCGCCGTGCTGTTGATGCTCCAGCTTTTCATGGATCTCGAAGACACTTTTCCAAATAAGGAACAACCCACCCACGAAAAGAATCAGGTCTTTGACAGAGACCCCTTCCAACTCTTCATGGTGATGGAAGAACTCGAGATCGCCAAACACCCAGCTCCAATGGAAGAATGGCTCTTTGGCTTGCATCACCCACGAGATGGTGAATAACAACAGAATTCTCATGACCAGCGCCGCAATCAGACCTAACCGGCGTGCGTTAGGGCGTTGCTCTTCCGGCAGTCGAGCTGAAACGATCGCGATAAAGACAATGTTGTCGATCCCCAGAACGATTTCCATGGCCGCCAAGGCCACCACCGCAATCAGCGCTTCCCACATCGTGTTGCTCTCTGCTTTTAAATCGGCGGCAAGATGCCGCGAAGAATCTCAGTTTGGCCCCATGAATTTGTCTGTCGCATCATACCCCACGCAGATCATGCTAACCATGCCGTTTTCTCGCGGAAGAAGTCGGTTTCCGGCGTTGCATGGCCCTCGGCGGCCAAGCACAATGAAACGACCTGCGAACAAATTCCCACCTTAGGATTTCGGCTTATGAGTGCGTTTCTTAATCGTCGTCAGATGCTTTCTTTGTCCGGAGCAGCCGCAATAGCCGCAACTAGTTCCAGCGTTGCCCAAGCTACGGAAGCCCCTGCCTCGAAAAGTACCAGCCCGAAGATCCGCTACTGTTTTAACACGAGCACTATTCGCGGCCAGAAGCTGACCATTGAAGAAGAAGTCGATATCGCCGCGAAAGCTGGCTACGACGGCATCGAGCCATGGATCTCCAAGATTCAAGAACACAAAGACTCTGGCAAAAGCCTGCACGACCTTGGCAAACGGATTGCCGACGCTGGCTTGAAGGTGGAAAGTGCTATCGGGTTCGCTCAATGGATCGTCGACGACGAAGCAAAACGCAAAGCTGGCCTCGAGCACGCTAAACGTGACATGGACTTGCTCGCACAAATCGGTGGGACACGAATCGCCGCTCCACCGGCAGGTGCCACAAACGGTCCAAAACTCGATCTGCTTGAAGTCGCCAAACGATACCATGCGTTGCTGGAAGTGGGCCAACAAACGGGCGTCGTTCCGGAGCTGGAACTATGGGGCTTTTCGACCAATCTTAATCGTTTAGGCGAAGTCGCACTCGTTGTCGTCGAGGCCAATCATCCCAACGCTTGCATGATGCCGGACGTCTACCACA is a window of Bremerella sp. TYQ1 DNA encoding:
- a CDS encoding TerC family protein, producing MWEALIAVVALAAMEIVLGIDNIVFIAIVSARLPEEQRPNARRLGLIAALVMRILLLFTISWVMQAKEPFFHWSWVFGDLEFFHHHEELEGVSVKDLILFVGGLFLIWKSVFEIHEKLEHQQHGEEGGGKAPATFSGVIFQVMALDVIFSLDSVITAVGMVKDTVQIGGAEISGIWLMVTAVLISVGVMIVFANPISEFVERHPTLKMLALSFLILIGVMLVAEGAGTHFNKGYIYFAMAFALIVEFLNMRVRLKGRRPQEIEKGPSEQAQPAEGS
- a CDS encoding TlpA disulfide reductase family protein encodes the protein MKFGWTHGYLAILLFAATLIPLTAHGEDTTSTAPETVGESTFQPESAADGLAQINTYLRDQENPLPLPERLAKSLKMFDVVWQMDSDAEFKHRLIWTRFSIRTAQARTGNEAAIDALMDDLKGYTKHEEPEVALEAQNAIISLETMLVRQESEAKRLEYVQDKLAEITAMDVSSSSAKLGMTLAKNISSLVDAPHTAQFTDELARHFMSSTDAEIRATAEDLKGFSRRINLVGNSMRIVGKTLDGKPLDLDALKGKVVLVDFWATWCGPCVAEFPHLKELYEVYHPHGFEVIGISLDDAKADVEAFASERELPWLVVCNAEGDDYRGFSDVNARYYGINAIPQMILIGKDGLVVSTEARGEKLTTLLADAFPDVEVPETETAAD
- a CDS encoding DUF1501 domain-containing protein, which translates into the protein MSRRDMLTRMGTGLGMMGLAGLLGDEKLLAADAQSAAEAASYQNPLAPKAPHFPAKAKHVIHLFMTGGPSHVDTFDPKPLLTKYHGKPLPGGENLRTERKTGAAMASPFKFQKYGESGIEVSELFHNTAQHIDDIAVIRSMKAEVPNHEPSLGLMNCGASVAVRPAFGSWLTYGMGTENQNLPGYIVMCPHGYPTKQTQNWQSAFLPGVYQGTYVDTRHTEVEKLIENVKNSNLPLDQQREQVDLLQQMNQMHREQRGFDPALEARVQSFELAYRMQMEATDAFDVSKEPKNVLEAYGDGIQARQILIARRLVERGVRFVQVFHDKGQPWDSHDDLESAHRRLAGQCDQAIGALISDLKRLGLFEETLILWGGEFGRTPTVELPKPGSNQGKVNGRDHNHYGFTCWLAGGGIKGGQVYGSTDETGFKAEENPVHVHDLHATMLHALGFDHKKLTYRYAGRDYRLTDVHGNVVHELLS
- a CDS encoding PSD1 and planctomycete cytochrome C domain-containing protein; the protein is MRIIALSLAVFAVSLLPSIASAENKFSAEHIEFFEKSVRPVFVKRCIECHGAEKQEAGLRLDARSAIVKGADSGEIVAAGKPDESGLIHAIRYETYEMPPSGQMPAEEIAAIEKWVKLGMPWPEESEPIQPMSFDQRLVNDKQEHWSYQPIQNPEPPAVDGKHVANVIDQFVVDSLNKAGIAPSEKADRRTLIRRATFDLIGLPPTPEEVQAFVNDESPNAFEKVIDRLLASPQYGVKWGRVWLDVARYSDTRGYLNDGQDRRFPYAHAYRDYVIDSFNRDTPYDEFIKEQIAADYFAEEGDRRLAGLGLIRIGRQFLKRQDTIDDRIDVVTRGLLGLTVSCARCHDHKYDAINTADYYGLYGIFDQLEETTPLVGPIDADPQYPEFKKRFDELQAELNQHTEKTERVIQSEAATNFFDFIVRAVSKKQDVEIAKYEQNELDAKNIRPHLVSKWKQFADRVWKPNDPIWGPLFKAHELGEEQFAAEAEALVASWTAEDSKLNPTVREAIQQAKPTTLPALVDVYDELFKPIGAVYRDAEFSKVAVDKLDGPQGELADALFGRFSPVLLNDNDVNRSWFTSERNARKKLEGKIRGHEIDSPGSPPRAMAVVDRDKIHDPVIFLRGDPGRRGDRVPRQFIRVLNEPEDTSYSNGSGRLELAEDIVADDNPLTARVIANRVWMTHFDQPLVLTPADFGVRSDPPKLPLLLDHLATYLKSNDWSLKQLHKYIMLSATYQQSSEDRADAREKDPENRLVWRMNRRRLTFEEMRDGMLKVSGALDDSLGGRAEKILENPHPPRRTVYGFVDRQDLPNLYRAFDYPSPDATSPERSKTSVPQQALYLLNSPFVQRQAQWITDSWKDEPSLTDEQRLERLFQRVLQRAPTQQESEMFLKYVESSSDGEKWNRWDSVAQVVMISNDFMFVD
- a CDS encoding sugar phosphate isomerase/epimerase, coding for MSAFLNRRQMLSLSGAAAIAATSSSVAQATEAPASKSTSPKIRYCFNTSTIRGQKLTIEEEVDIAAKAGYDGIEPWISKIQEHKDSGKSLHDLGKRIADAGLKVESAIGFAQWIVDDEAKRKAGLEHAKRDMDLLAQIGGTRIAAPPAGATNGPKLDLLEVAKRYHALLEVGQQTGVVPELELWGFSTNLNRLGEVALVVVEANHPNACMMPDVYHIYKGGSDFSGLAAISGNVIPVFHMNDYPAEPPREQINDSARVFPGDGVAPLTPMIQTLVGNGFEGVFSLELFNPEYWKRDAFEVAKEGLDKMKASVQKALS